In Pseudoalteromonas translucida KMM 520, the following are encoded in one genomic region:
- a CDS encoding copper resistance protein B — protein MRNLTLSTVLTSALLISAPLLSLHVFAQTEMGDMSGDMAGDKMQQQGGDAPKNARDPHAYANGTTLTQGPYALADGERLTLADEHKFYAILGDRLEYNEQADAAVFDLQAWYGTTFNRLVIKTEGDVSDGKLEENQTDILWGHAISAYWDTQVGIRYDYYKEGKNRQWLAFGIQGLAPYWFELDMTAYVGESGNTAFTAEAEYELLLTQRLIIQPRAEITFYGKDDEQNELGSGLSSTAIGVRVRYEFTRQFAPYVGVEWTNKFGSTADYAKLNEQSSNDTEFVAGIKFWF, from the coding sequence ATGAGAAATTTAACCTTATCAACAGTACTTACTAGTGCACTATTAATTAGTGCACCGTTATTGAGCCTGCATGTGTTTGCTCAAACTGAAATGGGCGACATGTCTGGCGATATGGCGGGCGATAAAATGCAGCAGCAAGGCGGCGATGCCCCTAAAAATGCTCGCGATCCACACGCTTATGCTAATGGCACAACCTTAACGCAAGGGCCATATGCTTTAGCTGATGGCGAGCGCTTAACCCTTGCAGATGAGCATAAGTTTTACGCTATTTTAGGTGATCGCCTTGAGTATAACGAACAAGCCGATGCTGCTGTTTTCGATTTACAAGCGTGGTACGGCACCACATTTAATCGATTAGTGATAAAAACCGAGGGCGATGTTAGTGATGGCAAGCTTGAAGAAAATCAAACTGATATTTTATGGGGCCATGCAATTTCGGCTTATTGGGATACGCAAGTCGGTATTCGCTACGATTATTATAAAGAGGGCAAAAACCGTCAATGGTTAGCGTTTGGTATTCAAGGCTTAGCACCTTATTGGTTTGAGCTTGATATGACAGCGTATGTAGGTGAGAGCGGCAATACAGCATTTACAGCAGAAGCTGAATATGAGCTGCTTTTAACACAAAGGCTCATTATACAGCCTCGTGCTGAAATAACATTTTATGGTAAAGACGATGAACAAAATGAGCTAGGCAGTGGACTATCTAGTACTGCTATTGGCGTTAGGGTTCGTTATGAATTTACTCGCCAATTTGCACCTTATGTAGGTGTAGAGTGGACTAATAAATTTGGTAGCACAGCAGATTACGCCAAGCTAAACGAGCAGAGCAGCAACGATACTGAGTTTGTTGCCGGTATAAAATTTTGGTTTTAA
- a CDS encoding heavy metal response regulator transcription factor: MRLLIVEDEIKTGDYLKQGLTEAGFQVCLARNGLDGHHLAMTELFDVIILDIMLPDVSGWRILESVREAKNDTPVLFLSARDSVDDRVKGLELGADDYLIKPFAFSEVLARVRTLIRRGGVQKVADILTIADLEMDIPKRKIQRAGKRILLSNKEFSLLELLLRREGEVLSRSLIASQVWDMNFESDTNVIDVAIRRLRGKVDDDYSIKLIHTVRGMGYKLEVENAQN, encoded by the coding sequence ATGCGCTTACTAATCGTTGAAGACGAGATTAAAACCGGTGATTACTTAAAACAGGGCTTAACCGAAGCCGGCTTTCAGGTTTGTTTGGCGCGCAATGGCCTTGACGGTCACCATTTAGCAATGACTGAATTATTTGATGTGATTATATTAGATATAATGTTGCCCGATGTATCTGGCTGGCGAATTTTAGAGTCGGTACGAGAAGCCAAAAATGACACGCCAGTATTATTTTTATCGGCTCGCGATAGTGTTGATGACAGAGTAAAAGGGCTTGAACTTGGCGCAGATGATTACTTAATAAAACCGTTTGCTTTCTCAGAAGTACTTGCTCGAGTGCGTACGCTAATTCGCCGCGGTGGCGTGCAAAAAGTGGCCGACATACTCACGATTGCAGACTTAGAAATGGATATACCAAAGCGTAAAATACAACGTGCAGGTAAGCGTATTTTACTCAGTAATAAAGAATTTAGCTTATTAGAGCTGTTACTGCGCCGAGAAGGCGAAGTGTTATCTCGCTCACTTATCGCGTCGCAAGTATGGGATATGAACTTTGAAAGTGATACCAATGTAATCGATGTTGCAATTAGACGCCTGCGGGGCAAGGTTGACGATGACTATAGCATTAAACTTATTCATACAGTGCGCGGTATGGGCTATAAATTAGAGGTCGAAAATGCCCAAAACTAA
- a CDS encoding copper resistance system multicopper oxidase, with the protein MGFKESLQHISKPRRRFVQGLIAGGVLAAFPTVLHAASSLAASTLTGTVPELSGKVIDLVIDESPVNFTGVVRMATTINGSIPAPTLRLKEGDDVTIRVTNNLAVPSSIHWHGIILPYQMDGVPGISFKGIMPGETFVYKFKLQQSGTYWYHSHSGFQEMTGMYGALIIEPREQDVISADNEHIIQLSDWTDDDPMELFRKLKIQGDVFNFNQPTVPEFFDDIATSGVANALQRREMWNQMRMSPTDLADLSASAMTYLMNGTAPMANWRGLFKAGEKVRLRFINGSSNTFFDVRIPELKLTVVQADGQNVEPVTVDEFRFGPGETYDVVVEPKNDAYTIFAQSMDRSGYAKGTLSVAANIDAPVPALDPVEWLAMRDMMGNMDHSAMPGMDHSAMGHASMDKTSMDKGAMDHSTMDHGAMAMDHSQHNMGGNPLAVPSQKVRHAKTEYGASVDMRVDTPRTNLDDPGIGLRNNGRRVLTLADLRSLDGIVDHQAPEAEIELHLTGNMERYSWSFDGLEFGKSTPVHMKHNQRVRVILQNDTMMTHPMHLHGMWSDLENDQGDVLVRRHTIMVQPAQRISFLTTPHDVGRWAWHCHLLFHMDAGMFREVVVS; encoded by the coding sequence ATGGGTTTTAAAGAGTCATTACAGCACATTTCAAAGCCACGTAGGCGTTTTGTTCAAGGATTAATTGCAGGCGGTGTGCTGGCAGCTTTTCCAACTGTATTACATGCAGCATCATCTTTAGCGGCATCAACATTAACAGGTACAGTGCCGGAGTTGAGCGGTAAAGTTATTGACTTGGTTATTGATGAGTCCCCGGTAAATTTTACCGGTGTGGTGCGTATGGCTACCACCATTAATGGCTCTATTCCCGCGCCAACATTACGCCTTAAAGAAGGTGACGACGTGACCATTCGCGTTACCAACAATTTAGCGGTACCTAGCTCTATTCACTGGCATGGTATTATTTTACCGTATCAAATGGATGGTGTACCGGGCATTAGCTTTAAAGGCATTATGCCTGGCGAAACGTTTGTTTATAAATTTAAGTTACAACAAAGCGGTACTTATTGGTATCACTCACACAGTGGTTTTCAAGAAATGACCGGTATGTATGGGGCGTTAATTATTGAGCCTCGTGAGCAAGATGTTATCAGCGCAGATAATGAACATATTATTCAACTCTCTGATTGGACTGATGATGATCCTATGGAGTTATTCCGTAAATTAAAAATTCAGGGGGATGTGTTTAACTTTAATCAGCCCACTGTACCTGAGTTTTTTGATGACATAGCAACAAGCGGCGTTGCTAATGCACTTCAACGACGTGAAATGTGGAACCAGATGCGAATGAGTCCAACCGATTTAGCTGATTTATCGGCTTCGGCAATGACCTATTTAATGAATGGTACTGCACCAATGGCTAATTGGCGTGGGCTGTTTAAAGCGGGCGAAAAAGTACGTTTAAGATTTATTAATGGCTCAAGTAACACCTTTTTTGATGTACGTATCCCAGAGTTAAAATTAACTGTGGTACAAGCAGATGGACAAAATGTTGAACCTGTCACCGTAGATGAGTTTCGCTTTGGTCCAGGTGAAACCTACGATGTGGTTGTTGAACCTAAGAATGACGCATACACAATTTTTGCACAAAGCATGGACCGCTCAGGTTATGCCAAAGGGACTTTGTCTGTCGCTGCTAATATTGATGCGCCAGTGCCTGCACTTGACCCCGTTGAGTGGTTAGCAATGAGGGATATGATGGGCAATATGGATCACTCTGCTATGCCTGGAATGGATCACAGCGCTATGGGCCACGCTAGCATGGACAAAACCAGTATGGATAAGGGGGCAATGGATCACAGCACAATGGACCATGGTGCAATGGCTATGGACCATAGTCAGCATAATATGGGTGGAAACCCACTGGCTGTTCCAAGTCAGAAAGTTCGCCACGCTAAAACAGAATATGGCGCCTCAGTTGATATGCGCGTTGATACGCCACGCACAAACTTAGACGATCCTGGTATTGGGCTGCGTAATAACGGCCGTCGTGTTTTAACACTCGCAGATTTACGCTCTCTTGATGGCATAGTTGACCACCAAGCACCCGAAGCCGAAATAGAGCTACATTTAACCGGTAATATGGAACGCTACAGCTGGTCTTTTGATGGCTTAGAGTTTGGTAAAAGTACTCCTGTGCATATGAAGCATAATCAGCGGGTACGAGTTATTTTACAAAACGATACCATGATGACACACCCTATGCATTTACATGGTATGTGGAGCGACTTGGAGAACGATCAAGGTGATGTGTTAGTTCGCCGCCATACCATAATGGTACAGCCCGCCCAAAGAATTAGCTTTTTAACTACGCCACATGATGTTGGTCGTTGGGCTTGGCATTGTCATTTACTATTTCATATGGATGCAGGTATGTTTAGAGAGGTGGTTGTATCATGA
- a CDS encoding copper resistance D family protein, which translates to MQLSDWSVLLLLLKIVSYLAIAALAGCLLIRLLNNESTTPDKQLSCFNRYLKRWQITLVMVGFIGAILQIPIEAGAMAESGFAGMIDPFMLDIIWQSVIGEQVSIRVPAFIIALFAVCTWRTHSNSANVANFVITLLALVILTYSFTLTGHSAEKGLLIKSILTLHLIAIASWIGSLWPLYKSCQLLSLNTIKHLMERFGQLAIIIIAVLLISGITLLWQYLNSFSVLFTSNYGQLIMLKLLLVSAMLLLGAWHKLRLVPQITQQHHVVTLKRSISVEMVIAVCVLLTTSVFTTLVGPPV; encoded by the coding sequence ATGCAATTAAGTGATTGGTCAGTGCTGTTACTATTATTAAAAATAGTAAGCTATTTAGCTATTGCAGCCCTTGCGGGCTGCTTGCTAATACGCTTACTTAATAATGAGAGTACAACGCCAGATAAACAATTAAGCTGTTTTAATCGGTATTTAAAGCGCTGGCAAATCACCCTTGTTATGGTGGGCTTTATTGGTGCAATATTACAAATACCAATTGAAGCGGGGGCCATGGCTGAATCTGGTTTTGCTGGCATGATAGACCCCTTCATGCTGGATATAATTTGGCAATCAGTAATTGGTGAGCAGGTAAGTATTAGAGTGCCTGCATTTATAATTGCCTTGTTTGCGGTGTGCACTTGGCGCACCCATTCAAACTCAGCTAACGTGGCTAATTTTGTTATTACACTATTAGCACTTGTTATCCTTACCTATAGCTTTACCTTAACCGGCCACAGCGCCGAAAAAGGCCTATTAATTAAAAGTATATTAACACTGCATTTAATTGCCATTGCTAGTTGGATTGGCTCACTATGGCCTCTTTATAAAAGTTGCCAACTGCTATCGTTAAATACGATAAAGCATTTAATGGAACGCTTTGGACAGCTAGCAATTATTATCATAGCGGTACTGCTCATATCTGGTATAACCTTATTATGGCAATACTTAAATTCATTTTCTGTATTATTTACTTCAAATTATGGCCAGCTAATAATGTTAAAACTGTTGTTAGTGAGTGCTATGTTACTACTGGGTGCTTGGCATAAACTACGTTTAGTTCCGCAAATTACACAGCAACATCATGTTGTTACTTTAAAGCGTTCTATTTCTGTTGAAATGGTTATTGCCGTGTGTGTATTGCTAACCACCAGT
- a CDS encoding copper resistance CopC family protein: MKFITIAAILGLALSFSASAHISLKQSTPQNSAMLMQSPEQLTLTFSGEVQLAKVLLSDAANKQVDFNFKPSAKANSNFSWPLPKLEQGNYTVKWIALGGDGHKMSGNFDFMLHSSDAHSKMKNMSAPHKQHNH; encoded by the coding sequence ATGAAATTTATAACTATTGCGGCAATTTTAGGCTTAGCTTTAAGCTTTTCGGCATCAGCTCATATTTCGCTAAAGCAATCAACACCACAAAATAGTGCGATGCTAATGCAAAGTCCAGAGCAACTTACATTAACGTTTAGCGGCGAAGTACAACTTGCCAAAGTACTCTTAAGTGATGCTGCAAACAAGCAAGTAGATTTTAACTTTAAACCCAGTGCAAAAGCTAATAGCAACTTTAGCTGGCCGTTGCCCAAGCTTGAACAAGGTAATTACACAGTTAAATGGATAGCGCTTGGTGGCGATGGCCATAAAATGTCAGGCAATTTTGACTTTATGCTGCACAGCAGCGACGCACATTCTAAAATGAAAAATATGTCTGCTCCGCATAAACAACATAATCATTAG